In uncultured Methanobrevibacter sp., one DNA window encodes the following:
- a CDS encoding DUF1002 domain-containing protein — translation MRKITIGMVILSIILIGMVIPAGFSGQANSVVITYGETTHANTNYKSDVDSFFKSQSNLDLSNAAEKIITASDVNKIASTITGRTYDSSEIFSSALVNLKDSADLKVSVDKDKITTITGDMYLSALKSAGIKSGHVYVTSPVTATGESALAGIMNCYEEATNVKIPETVKEAANKEIYTQAEVVKDTNASSDQVSKLVDDVKETVKKENVTDHQTIVNIIYNYTVNNNINITNSSIENLANSIEQIQNTQGDINTYENQVSEVLNNTSSNSNNFLGGIFG, via the coding sequence ATGCGTAAGATTACTATTGGTATGGTTATTTTATCTATAATCTTAATAGGTATGGTTATACCAGCAGGATTTTCCGGTCAGGCAAATTCAGTTGTTATAACTTACGGTGAAACTACTCATGCGAATACAAACTATAAATCTGACGTTGATTCATTTTTTAAAAGTCAAAGCAATTTGGATTTAAGCAATGCAGCAGAAAAAATTATTACAGCAAGTGACGTTAACAAAATTGCCAGTACAATAACCGGCAGAACCTATGATTCCAGTGAAATATTTTCCTCAGCACTTGTTAATTTAAAGGACAGTGCCGATCTTAAAGTTAGCGTGGATAAAGATAAAATCACCACAATAACTGGTGACATGTACCTGTCCGCATTAAAATCTGCAGGAATCAAAAGCGGTCACGTATACGTTACAAGTCCAGTTACTGCAACCGGTGAATCTGCACTTGCAGGAATAATGAACTGTTATGAAGAGGCAACCAATGTGAAAATTCCGGAAACCGTTAAAGAAGCAGCAAACAAGGAAATTTACACACAGGCAGAAGTTGTTAAAGACACAAATGCCAGTTCAGATCAAGTATCCAAATTAGTTGATGACGTGAAAGAAACTGTAAAAAAAGAAAATGTTACAGATCACCAAACTATTGTAAACATTATTTACAATTACACTGTAAACAATAACATTAACATTACAAACAGCAGTATTGAAAACCTTGCAAACAGTATTGAGCAAATTCAAAACACTCAAGGAGACATAAATACCTATGAAAATCAAGTAAGTGAGGTTTTAAATAATACTAGCAGCAATTCAAACAATTTTTTAGGCGGAATATTCGGATAA
- a CDS encoding tRNA-dihydrouridine synthase — MKWKIGNVKIDNQVVLAPMAGICELTFRRIIKSMGCGLIETEMVSDRGIIHDNTRTQDMLEMTECERPISQQIFGSEAETMKKASQYIYENMHPDIIDINMGCPVRKVAVKANAGSALLKTPDKAYDIISEVVDSVPVPVTVKIRSGWDREHINACQIAEIAEDAGASAITVHPRTKFDTYGIDADWSIIR, encoded by the coding sequence ATGAAATGGAAAATTGGCAATGTTAAAATCGACAACCAGGTTGTTCTAGCACCTATGGCCGGAATATGCGAACTGACTTTTAGAAGAATAATAAAATCCATGGGGTGCGGACTTATTGAAACTGAAATGGTGTCAGATAGAGGCATCATCCATGACAATACCCGAACTCAGGACATGCTGGAAATGACCGAATGCGAAAGACCAATTTCCCAACAGATTTTCGGATCTGAAGCCGAAACAATGAAAAAAGCATCACAATACATTTATGAAAACATGCACCCAGACATCATTGACATCAATATGGGATGTCCCGTCAGAAAAGTAGCCGTCAAGGCAAATGCCGGAAGTGCGCTACTCAAAACACCTGATAAGGCATACGACATCATATCAGAAGTTGTTGATTCTGTACCTGTGCCTGTTACAGTTAAAATTAGAAGCGGATGGGACAGAGAACATATCAATGCATGCCAAATTGCCGAAATTGCCGAAGATGCAGGTGCATCAGCCATAACTGTACATCCAAGAACAAAGTTTGATACATACGGAATTGATGCTGACTGGTCAATTATTCGA